Proteins encoded within one genomic window of Haladaptatus sp. QDMS2:
- a CDS encoding glycosyltransferase family 4 protein, translating into MHICMVLAHTYPPDVRIEKEVKSLRTAGHTVSLLCRGSLDAPTREHLDGMHVVRIEEESIREKTRRLSSAAVNLLANVHPLWVRELEALVEETDADAIHVHDLPLVREGVVVGERTGIPVVADLHENYPEAIRLWREPHSLATVLDDPEFAIHWALKPVSRYKRIERRCVKAADRVVTVTEEAATHYHHDCALSPFRSTVVSNTVNLDRFTGEADPVAGYEDDFVISYVGTFGTHRGLTTAVKAMADIVAEVPNARLLLVGAGSEPYERQLRDLASEYGVEAHVTFAGWVDFDEFPAYMAASDVCLVPHVSTPHTNTTIPHKLFQYMAMCKPVIVTDLPPLSRVVTDTDVGHVIEPENETDLAEAAIDLATNPETAAQLGENGRQAVEDRYNWEHDGQKLVAMYESLVESE; encoded by the coding sequence ATGCACATCTGCATGGTTCTCGCGCACACGTACCCACCAGACGTGCGTATCGAGAAAGAGGTCAAGTCGCTCCGCACAGCAGGGCACACCGTCTCGTTGCTCTGTCGAGGGAGTCTCGATGCGCCGACGCGAGAACACCTCGATGGCATGCACGTCGTCCGAATCGAAGAAGAATCAATCCGCGAAAAGACCCGACGTCTGTCGAGTGCGGCCGTAAACTTGCTCGCGAACGTCCATCCACTCTGGGTGCGCGAGCTCGAAGCACTGGTCGAGGAAACAGACGCAGACGCCATCCACGTCCACGACCTCCCGCTCGTCCGCGAGGGAGTCGTGGTCGGTGAACGCACCGGCATCCCCGTCGTCGCAGACCTCCACGAGAACTATCCGGAGGCAATCAGACTGTGGCGCGAACCGCACTCACTCGCCACCGTGCTCGACGACCCCGAATTCGCCATCCACTGGGCGCTCAAGCCCGTCTCGCGCTACAAGCGCATCGAACGTCGCTGTGTGAAGGCCGCAGACCGAGTCGTGACCGTCACCGAAGAGGCGGCGACGCACTACCACCACGACTGTGCCCTCTCGCCGTTTCGGTCCACCGTCGTCTCGAACACGGTGAACCTGGACCGATTTACTGGTGAAGCTGACCCGGTTGCAGGCTACGAAGACGACTTCGTCATCAGTTACGTCGGCACGTTCGGGACGCATCGGGGATTGACGACGGCCGTGAAAGCGATGGCCGACATCGTCGCCGAGGTACCGAACGCGCGCCTCCTACTCGTCGGCGCAGGGTCCGAACCGTACGAACGGCAACTGCGCGACCTCGCGAGTGAGTACGGCGTCGAAGCCCACGTGACGTTCGCTGGTTGGGTCGACTTCGACGAATTCCCCGCCTACATGGCGGCGAGCGATGTGTGTCTGGTTCCGCACGTCTCGACGCCCCACACGAACACCACCATCCCACACAAACTCTTCCAGTACATGGCAATGTGCAAGCCAGTCATCGTCACCGACCTCCCGCCGCTCTCCCGGGTGGTGACAGACACCGACGTTGGCCACGTAATCGAACCAGAAAACGAAACCGACCTCGCCGAGGCAGCAATCGACCTCGCGACGAACCCAGAGACAGCCGCCCAACTGGGGGAAAATGGTCGACAGGCAGTCGAAGACCGCTACAACTGGGAGCACGACGGCCAGAAACTCGTGGCGATGTACGAGTCGCTCGTCGAGAGCGAGTAA
- the wecB gene encoding non-hydrolyzing UDP-N-acetylglucosamine 2-epimerase: MTETPPRWQFLFVVGTRPEIIKMAPVIRAAEENDAVALTVCHTNQHYDAELSAVFFENLGLPQPAENLGVGSGGHADQTATGLTEIDALIDAYEPDVVLAQGDTNAVLAAALAASKRKPLFAHIEAGIRSDDQEMPEEVNREIADDVSDLLFAPTATARDNLHAEGIDEGVFVTGNTVVDACQNNVQIAARESTIFDDLDLEEPYAVATIHRPRNTDTEARLRTILDALDGVDFPVLLPAHPRVAEKIEAWDEGPKRSLTVIEPLDYLDFLKLLSNARVVVTDSGGVQEEASILEVPCLTVRPNTERPETVEAGVNELLTPAEVRPRLSAVFSDAATRASMQGHTDIYGDGTAGEQIVAHICSALSASASPR; this comes from the coding sequence GTGACAGAAACCCCTCCCCGATGGCAATTCCTCTTCGTCGTCGGTACTCGTCCTGAAATCATCAAGATGGCCCCGGTCATTCGGGCAGCCGAGGAAAACGACGCAGTAGCGCTGACCGTTTGCCACACAAACCAGCATTACGACGCAGAGTTGAGTGCTGTATTCTTCGAGAACCTCGGCCTTCCGCAGCCAGCCGAGAATCTGGGTGTGGGTAGCGGTGGACACGCCGACCAGACAGCAACCGGACTCACCGAGATTGACGCTCTCATCGACGCATACGAACCCGACGTCGTCCTCGCACAGGGAGACACGAACGCCGTTCTCGCCGCTGCGCTCGCGGCGAGCAAGCGCAAGCCGCTTTTCGCCCACATCGAAGCGGGGATTCGAAGCGACGACCAGGAGATGCCAGAGGAGGTAAACCGCGAGATTGCAGATGACGTTTCCGACCTGCTGTTCGCACCTACAGCGACGGCGCGTGACAATCTGCACGCAGAAGGCATCGACGAAGGCGTGTTCGTGACCGGGAACACAGTAGTCGATGCCTGCCAGAACAACGTGCAAATCGCCGCCCGTGAATCGACAATTTTCGACGACCTCGACCTCGAAGAACCCTACGCCGTCGCCACGATTCACCGACCGCGAAACACCGATACTGAAGCGCGCCTCCGGACCATCCTCGACGCGCTCGACGGTGTGGACTTTCCTGTCCTGCTCCCGGCCCATCCACGCGTCGCAGAGAAAATCGAGGCGTGGGACGAGGGTCCAAAGCGGTCGCTCACGGTCATCGAACCACTCGACTACCTCGACTTTCTCAAACTCCTCTCGAACGCCCGCGTCGTCGTCACCGACTCCGGTGGCGTTCAGGAAGAAGCCTCGATTCTCGAAGTGCCGTGTCTCACCGTCCGGCCAAACACCGAACGCCCAGAAACCGTCGAAGCAGGCGTGAACGAACTGCTGACTCCCGCTGAAGTCCGTCCGCGGCTGAGCGCAGTCTTCAGCGACGCGGCGACGAGAGCGTCGATGCAGGGACACACTGACATCTACGGCGATGGCACGGCAGGTGAGCAAATCGTCGCCCACATCTGTTCGGCGCTAAGCGCGTCCGCTTCGCCGAGATAG
- a CDS encoding ammonium transporter, translating to MSDLEVLVEGINMMWVLIVTFLIFFMHAGFAMLEAGQVRAKNVANQLTKNLLTWSIGVSVFFLVGAGVSAFVGGLTGGGSFAVGDIFATPGLDSTGWVYWLFGAVFAMTAATIVSGAVAGRARLRTYLAYTVLLSAVIYPVVTGLTWDGGFLDTLGFSDFAGGMIVHGMGGIAGLTAAWVIGPRMSRYNEDGSVNVIPGHSLVFAVLGTLILAFGWYGFNVGTAATVLTVEDGALALGDFAYVGRVAVITTLGMAAGAMGAGLASMYKTGKVDTLYVANGLLAGLVGVTAIADGITWWGGLAVGLLAGIQLPIVFEFVEKRLKIDDVCAVFPVHGSAGILGTIALPFVAVGGFSMDQLVAQVVGVVVIGSWTVAATMAVFGVARAFGQARVSPEHEREGLDISEHGVETYPEFNIGDEPMLTDGGVTPAGNSGIKLVMAIIRPDRLAEVKKALAEIGAPSLTVTNVSGRGSQPAKKSQWRGEEYTVDLHQKVKIECVVADVPAAEVVEAIRNAANTGEPGDGKIFVIPVEDALQVRTGNSGMGAV from the coding sequence ATGAGCGACCTCGAAGTGCTGGTCGAGGGCATCAACATGATGTGGGTGCTCATCGTCACCTTCCTCATCTTCTTCATGCACGCGGGATTCGCGATGCTGGAGGCAGGGCAGGTACGGGCAAAGAACGTCGCAAACCAGTTGACGAAGAACCTTCTCACCTGGTCGATTGGCGTGAGCGTCTTCTTCCTCGTGGGAGCGGGCGTCTCGGCCTTCGTGGGTGGGTTGACGGGTGGCGGCTCCTTCGCCGTCGGAGACATCTTCGCGACTCCCGGGCTCGATTCGACGGGCTGGGTGTACTGGCTGTTCGGCGCGGTGTTCGCCATGACCGCCGCGACCATCGTGAGCGGGGCCGTCGCCGGGCGGGCACGCCTTCGCACCTACCTCGCGTACACGGTGTTGCTCTCTGCGGTCATCTACCCGGTCGTCACGGGCCTGACCTGGGACGGCGGGTTCCTGGACACCCTGGGATTCTCTGACTTCGCCGGCGGCATGATCGTCCACGGCATGGGCGGTATCGCCGGCCTCACCGCCGCGTGGGTCATCGGCCCCCGCATGTCGCGGTACAACGAAGATGGGTCGGTGAACGTCATCCCTGGCCACTCGCTCGTATTCGCGGTACTCGGGACGCTCATCCTCGCCTTCGGCTGGTACGGCTTCAACGTCGGAACAGCCGCGACGGTCCTCACCGTCGAAGACGGCGCGCTCGCCCTCGGTGACTTCGCCTACGTCGGGCGCGTGGCGGTCATCACCACCCTCGGCATGGCTGCGGGTGCGATGGGTGCCGGCCTCGCCTCGATGTACAAGACGGGCAAAGTCGACACACTCTACGTCGCCAACGGCCTGCTCGCCGGCCTCGTCGGCGTCACGGCCATCGCGGACGGCATCACCTGGTGGGGCGGCCTCGCGGTTGGCCTGCTCGCCGGGATTCAGCTGCCAATCGTCTTCGAATTCGTCGAGAAGCGGCTCAAAATCGACGACGTGTGTGCGGTGTTCCCCGTCCACGGCTCTGCCGGGATTCTCGGAACCATCGCGCTGCCGTTTGTCGCCGTCGGCGGCTTCTCGATGGACCAACTGGTCGCGCAGGTCGTCGGCGTCGTCGTCATCGGCAGCTGGACCGTCGCCGCGACGATGGCAGTGTTCGGCGTCGCGAGAGCCTTCGGCCAGGCGCGCGTCTCGCCGGAACACGAACGCGAAGGACTGGACATCTCCGAACACGGCGTCGAGACGTACCCCGAATTCAACATCGGGGACGAACCGATGCTCACCGACGGTGGGGTGACCCCCGCCGGCAACAGCGGCATCAAACTGGTCATGGCCATCATCCGCCCTGACCGCCTCGCGGAAGTGAAGAAAGCACTCGCAGAAATCGGAGCCCCGAGTCTTACCGTCACGAACGTGAGCGGACGGGGCAGCCAGCCCGCGAAGAAGAGCCAGTGGCGCGGTGAAGAGTACACGGTCGACCTCCACCAGAAGGTGAAAATCGAGTGCGTCGTCGCAGACGTGCCCGCCGCGGAGGTCGTCGAAGCGATTCGCAACGCCGCGAACACGGGCGAACCGGGCGACGGGAAAATCTTCGTCATCCCCGTGGAGGACGCACTGCAGGTGCGGACCGGCAACAGCGGCATGGGTGCGGTCTAA
- the hemB gene encoding porphobilinogen synthase — protein sequence MDLTHRPRRLRTDGVRPLVRETELSASDLITPVFVDATIDERVSIQSMPGHERVPIDHVVSRVEEVRETGVQAVMLFGIPESKDPQGSRAWAEDGVIQEATRRITAETDAYVMTDICLCEYTDHGHCGPLEDGAPDHQHMTVDNDATLPLLQKIAVSHAEAGAEMVAPSGMMDGMVGAIRQGLDEAGHSDVAIMAYSAKYKSAFYGPFRDAADGAPSFGDRRHYQMDPANKREALREARLDADEGADVLMVKPALPYLDIVTDLRREFDHPIAAYNVSGEYAMLHAAAEKGWLNLEEVAYESLLSVKRAGADLILTYFAEDLADRL from the coding sequence ATGGACCTCACTCATCGCCCACGCCGGTTGCGAACCGACGGCGTGCGCCCGCTCGTCCGCGAAACTGAGCTTTCTGCGAGCGACCTCATCACGCCCGTGTTCGTCGATGCGACCATCGACGAGCGCGTCTCGATTCAGTCGATGCCCGGCCACGAGCGCGTGCCGATAGACCACGTCGTAAGCCGCGTCGAGGAGGTACGCGAAACGGGCGTCCAAGCCGTCATGCTGTTCGGTATCCCCGAGTCGAAAGACCCCCAGGGCTCTCGCGCCTGGGCCGAAGACGGCGTGATTCAGGAAGCCACCCGGCGGATTACCGCCGAGACGGACGCCTACGTCATGACCGACATCTGTCTCTGTGAGTACACCGACCACGGCCACTGTGGCCCCCTCGAAGACGGCGCGCCGGACCACCAGCACATGACGGTGGACAACGACGCGACCCTACCCCTGTTACAGAAAATCGCCGTCTCGCACGCCGAGGCCGGCGCGGAGATGGTCGCGCCGAGTGGGATGATGGACGGGATGGTCGGCGCGATTCGCCAGGGATTGGACGAGGCCGGGCACTCGGACGTGGCCATCATGGCTTACTCGGCGAAGTACAAGAGCGCCTTCTACGGGCCGTTTCGCGACGCTGCCGATGGCGCACCCTCCTTCGGCGACCGGCGACACTACCAGATGGACCCCGCGAACAAGCGCGAGGCACTGCGCGAGGCGCGACTGGACGCAGACGAGGGCGCAGACGTGTTGATGGTGAAGCCCGCGCTCCCCTATCTCGACATCGTGACGGACCTGCGCCGCGAGTTCGACCATCCGATTGCCGCCTACAACGTGAGTGGCGAGTACGCGATGCTCCACGCCGCCGCCGAGAAGGGCTGGCTGAATCTCGAAGAAGTGGCCTACGAATCGCTCCTGTCGGTAAAGCGGGCGGGCGCGGACCTGATTCTCACCTACTTCGCCGAAGACCTCGCAGACCGTCTCTGA
- a CDS encoding GNAT family N-acetyltransferase, whose translation MPGDPFLYGDGVVLCAVDEDDLPFLNRNINNPAVRRPLTSSIPRTMTETRRYFEEVITKEEDDFHLLICTPEDHTPVGMITLFKVARREGHGELAIWVDPEFHGNGYGTAAARCIVDFAFDEQRLHRIQARVLETNPASQRIWENLGFTHEGTHRDEEYDDGQFVDMLYYGLLEDEW comes from the coding sequence ATGCCTGGCGACCCGTTTCTGTACGGCGACGGCGTGGTCCTCTGTGCCGTCGACGAAGACGACTTGCCGTTCCTGAATCGCAACATCAACAATCCGGCGGTGCGCCGCCCACTCACGTCCTCGATTCCGCGGACGATGACCGAGACGCGCCGCTATTTCGAGGAGGTCATCACGAAGGAGGAAGACGACTTCCACCTCCTCATCTGCACGCCCGAGGACCACACTCCAGTGGGAATGATTACGCTGTTCAAAGTTGCCCGCCGAGAGGGCCACGGCGAGCTCGCCATCTGGGTGGACCCCGAGTTCCACGGCAACGGCTACGGCACCGCCGCCGCCCGCTGCATCGTCGACTTCGCGTTCGACGAACAGCGCCTCCATCGCATTCAGGCCCGCGTCTTGGAGACGAACCCTGCCTCCCAGCGCATCTGGGAGAATCTCGGCTTCACCCACGAGGGCACCCACCGTGACGAAGAGTACGACGACGGCCAGTTCGTGGACATGTTGTACTACGGCCTGCTCGAAGACGAGTGGTAA
- a CDS encoding PQQ-binding-like beta-propeller repeat protein: protein MGSAVLGGCVGGRTTTPPPDPIAEFTATAPWPMAGFDASGTGRNPTTEPLQNQAEAWNRDLSPHVAGPVSVSVVTDETSVFTGAHSRVTAFAARDGDHRWSYDFTHRTVAGLAVADDALVATATGPAGPALAKFDTESGEVLWSRLLNAAARGPPVVTENRIFVLTAAPDGGIRSFNHDGELLWGKSVVARNEGPRPTVVGDSVFVNDGGELLALEAKTGEIRWRRRLESPLTQPPVATDSRVYATTASGLSAFDVDSNVVWEHTLGETVELTCPCVAGETVAVADERGRVTGLHADDGDLSWRSLLSGSVTSPLIAADETVTLATESGLLTAIVDGSTRWTRELPLRERFDAPLRVTLVPAHDRLYVALNDGWLYALG from the coding sequence GTGGGTAGCGCGGTACTCGGTGGGTGCGTTGGCGGACGAACGACGACGCCGCCACCCGACCCGATCGCAGAGTTCACCGCCACCGCACCGTGGCCCATGGCGGGGTTCGACGCATCGGGAACCGGCCGGAACCCGACGACCGAACCGCTCCAAAATCAGGCCGAGGCCTGGAACCGTGACCTCTCCCCGCACGTCGCCGGGCCGGTTTCGGTCTCCGTGGTCACTGACGAAACGTCCGTGTTCACTGGTGCGCACTCGCGTGTGACGGCGTTCGCGGCCCGCGACGGAGACCACCGCTGGTCGTACGACTTCACCCACCGCACGGTTGCCGGCCTCGCCGTCGCGGACGACGCGCTCGTCGCGACCGCCACCGGACCGGCGGGTCCTGCTCTCGCGAAGTTCGACACCGAGTCGGGCGAGGTGCTGTGGAGCAGACTCCTCAACGCCGCCGCCCGCGGTCCGCCCGTCGTCACCGAAAACCGCATCTTCGTCCTCACTGCCGCACCCGACGGGGGGATTCGGTCGTTCAACCACGACGGGGAACTCCTGTGGGGAAAGAGCGTGGTCGCCCGAAACGAGGGCCCGCGACCCACCGTCGTCGGCGACTCGGTGTTCGTAAACGACGGCGGGGAGTTGCTCGCACTCGAGGCGAAAACCGGCGAGATTCGCTGGCGTAGACGGCTCGAATCGCCGCTCACCCAGCCGCCGGTCGCCACCGACTCGCGGGTGTACGCGACCACCGCGAGCGGCCTGAGCGCGTTCGACGTGGACAGCAACGTCGTTTGGGAACACACCCTCGGGGAGACTGTCGAACTGACCTGCCCCTGTGTCGCTGGCGAAACCGTCGCCGTCGCAGACGAACGCGGCCGGGTGACCGGACTCCACGCCGACGACGGCGACCTCTCGTGGCGTTCGCTGCTCTCTGGAAGCGTCACCTCGCCGCTCATCGCCGCAGACGAGACGGTCACGCTCGCGACCGAATCGGGCCTGCTCACGGCAATCGTAGACGGCTCGACGCGGTGGACGCGCGAACTCCCCCTTCGCGAGCGGTTCGACGCCCCGCTCCGCGTGACGCTCGTGCCCGCCCACGACCGGCTCTACGTCGCGCTCAACGACGGCTGGCTCTACGCGCTGGGTTAG
- a CDS encoding NADPH-dependent F420 reductase, translating into MDAKRVGILGSGDVGQALGRGFVKHGFEVKLGTRSPEKLAEWVEDVGDSGSVGSFADAAEFGDIVVLALNGKGAENALDLAGPAHFAGKLVLDATNPLDFSEGMPPHLFTGAQDSLGERIQAKLPDAHVVKCFNTVTNSQMIDPVFEAETPPMLICGNDEAAKAETDALLSELGWPGAFDMGDIKSARYLEALVPLWVRAGGTLNTYKHAFAVIK; encoded by the coding sequence ATGGACGCGAAACGAGTGGGGATACTCGGCAGCGGGGACGTCGGACAGGCGCTCGGCCGTGGGTTCGTAAAACACGGCTTCGAGGTCAAACTTGGAACGCGTAGCCCGGAGAAACTCGCCGAATGGGTCGAAGACGTGGGCGACAGCGGGTCGGTTGGGTCGTTCGCGGACGCCGCCGAATTCGGCGACATCGTGGTGCTCGCGTTGAACGGGAAGGGCGCGGAGAACGCCCTCGACCTCGCCGGGCCGGCGCACTTCGCGGGCAAACTCGTCCTCGACGCGACGAACCCGCTCGATTTCTCAGAGGGAATGCCCCCGCACCTCTTCACTGGGGCACAGGATTCACTCGGCGAGCGAATTCAGGCAAAACTCCCCGACGCGCACGTCGTGAAGTGCTTCAACACGGTCACGAACTCGCAGATGATAGACCCCGTGTTCGAGGCCGAAACGCCGCCGATGCTCATCTGCGGGAACGACGAGGCGGCGAAAGCAGAAACCGACGCGTTGCTTTCGGAACTCGGCTGGCCGGGGGCGTTCGACATGGGCGACATCAAATCGGCGCGGTATCTGGAGGCACTCGTGCCCCTCTGGGTGCGGGCGGGGGGAACGCTCAACACGTACAAACACGCCTTCGCCGTGATCAAGTAG
- a CDS encoding aminopeptidase — MDPRIRTHAEVIVSHATEIERGDNVIVSGTPESEDLVVAIAELCGKRGATTVTRLASYRAQRAYKRAIDQADIVEDEMTRAQFEAADVLILIRAPGNVFEQSDVPTEVTQRKAQADAAVREAYLDTRWVLTQYPTKASAQQAEMATAAYEEFVWNAVNRDWEAQRERQEKVAEVLEVGETVRIRAGEETDLTMSIAGNHALNDHGKNNLPGGEVATVPVPDSVEGRVRFDFPVLVHDREVEGAWLEFEGGDVVAHGAAKNAAALASLLETDDGARRVGELGIGMNRGIDCFTGNMLFDEKMGGTVHLAVGHALAECVGAEIEYNDSVVHTDMLVDMREDSLIKVDGQVVQRDGNFRFEN, encoded by the coding sequence ATGGACCCCCGCATCAGAACGCACGCAGAAGTCATCGTCTCGCATGCCACCGAAATCGAGCGCGGCGACAACGTCATCGTGAGCGGAACGCCGGAATCCGAAGACCTCGTCGTCGCCATCGCCGAGTTGTGCGGCAAGCGCGGTGCGACGACCGTCACCCGACTGGCGAGTTATCGCGCCCAGCGAGCGTACAAGCGGGCCATCGACCAGGCGGACATCGTCGAAGACGAGATGACGCGCGCCCAGTTCGAGGCGGCGGACGTACTGATTCTGATTCGCGCGCCCGGGAACGTCTTCGAACAGAGCGACGTGCCCACCGAGGTGACTCAGCGAAAGGCGCAGGCCGACGCGGCGGTGCGTGAGGCGTACCTCGACACCCGCTGGGTGCTCACGCAGTATCCCACGAAGGCGAGTGCACAGCAGGCAGAGATGGCGACTGCGGCGTACGAGGAGTTCGTCTGGAACGCCGTGAACCGCGACTGGGAGGCCCAGCGCGAGCGCCAGGAGAAGGTGGCCGAAGTGTTGGAGGTGGGCGAGACGGTCCGTATCCGGGCAGGCGAGGAAACGGACCTCACCATGTCGATTGCGGGGAACCACGCGCTCAACGACCACGGGAAGAACAACCTCCCGGGCGGTGAGGTGGCCACGGTTCCCGTCCCCGACAGTGTCGAGGGGCGCGTCCGGTTCGATTTTCCCGTGCTCGTCCACGACCGCGAGGTGGAGGGGGCGTGGCTCGAATTCGAGGGCGGTGACGTCGTCGCTCACGGCGCGGCGAAGAACGCAGCCGCCCTCGCCTCGCTGCTCGAAACCGACGACGGGGCGCGACGGGTCGGCGAACTCGGTATCGGCATGAACCGCGGTATCGACTGCTTTACCGGGAACATGCTCTTCGACGAGAAGATGGGCGGGACCGTCCATCTCGCGGTGGGCCACGCGCTTGCGGAATGCGTCGGCGCGGAAATCGAGTACAACGATTCGGTGGTTCACACCGACATGCTGGTGGACATGCGAGAGGACTCGTTAATCAAAGTCGATGGACAGGTCGTCCAGCGAGATGGGAACTTCCGGTTCGAGAACTGA
- a CDS encoding aminopeptidase — translation MDPRIREQAKVIVEHSTGVERGDNVVVNGSPESEDLVVAIAELCGEIGATVQSKMSSERATRAYMRAIDEDDIDLNEMALAEIEAADVFIAIRGQGNVNEQSDVSPQKNQKKAAENRDLQEAYLEKRWNLTQYPTKGGAQKAEMSTDAYEDFVWSAVNKDWTAVEEHQAQLVEILDGADEVHIKSGDTTDVSMSIAGNHVINDWGEHNMPGGEVFTAPVPDSVEGEVLFDKPVMVQGREINGAWLKFEGGEVVEFSAEKNEEMLEALLETDDGARRLGELGIGMNRDIDQFTYNMLFDEKMGDTVHMAVGRAYDDTVGEGNERNDSVVHTDMIVDMSEDSFIKVDGEVVQRNGTFRFEDGFEG, via the coding sequence ATGGACCCTCGCATTCGTGAGCAAGCAAAAGTCATCGTAGAGCACTCCACGGGCGTCGAACGAGGCGACAACGTCGTGGTGAACGGGTCGCCGGAATCCGAGGACCTCGTCGTCGCCATCGCCGAGTTGTGCGGCGAAATCGGTGCGACAGTGCAATCGAAGATGTCCTCAGAGCGGGCGACGCGAGCGTACATGCGGGCTATAGACGAGGACGACATCGACCTCAACGAGATGGCACTCGCCGAAATCGAGGCCGCGGACGTGTTCATCGCCATTCGTGGACAGGGGAACGTAAACGAACAAAGCGACGTCTCGCCCCAGAAGAACCAGAAGAAAGCGGCAGAAAACCGCGACCTGCAGGAAGCATATCTGGAGAAACGCTGGAACCTCACCCAGTACCCGACGAAGGGTGGCGCACAGAAGGCAGAGATGAGCACCGACGCCTACGAGGACTTCGTCTGGAGCGCGGTCAACAAGGACTGGACCGCCGTCGAAGAACACCAGGCTCAACTCGTCGAAATCCTCGACGGTGCGGACGAAGTACACATCAAATCCGGCGACACGACGGACGTGTCCATGTCCATCGCGGGCAACCACGTCATCAACGACTGGGGCGAGCACAACATGCCCGGCGGCGAGGTGTTCACCGCGCCCGTCCCCGATTCGGTCGAGGGCGAAGTCCTCTTCGACAAACCGGTGATGGTGCAAGGACGCGAAATCAACGGCGCGTGGCTCAAATTCGAAGGCGGCGAAGTCGTGGAGTTCTCCGCCGAGAAGAACGAGGAGATGCTCGAAGCCCTGCTCGAAACCGACGACGGCGCACGTCGCCTCGGCGAGTTAGGGATTGGCATGAACCGTGACATCGACCAGTTCACGTACAACATGCTGTTCGACGAGAAGATGGGCGACACCGTCCACATGGCCGTCGGCCGCGCCTACGACGACACCGTCGGCGAGGGCAACGAGCGCAACGACTCCGTCGTCCACACGGACATGATTGTAGACATGAGCGAAGACTCGTTCATCAAGGTTGACGGCGAAGTCGTCCAGCGCAACGGCACGTTCCGGTTCGAAGACGGCTTCGAAGGGTAA